The genomic segment GGACACGTTCTGGCCGCGGCCCTGCTCCAGCCGGATGTAGTATTCCACGCTCACCCCGGCGAGCTGGGCGACCTCCTCGCGGCGCAGCCCCGGCACCCGCCGCCGGCCGTGCGAGGGCAGACCCACGTCGTCCGGCTGGATACGCGCGCGGCGTGACTGCAGGAACCCGCTCAGATCTCTGTCCATGGACAGAGCGTAGAACGCCGCCCGAAAGCCAGCCTGGTACTGCCGGACCCAGGAAAAGCACAGCCCTGGGTGGCCTTCGCGAACGGTCGCAGAGTGGAGCTCGTCAGCAGGACACCCCCGCACCACCACTTCAGGGAGCACTTCCTCATGAGCTACGACAACCTCGCCGGCCGTACCGCGGTCGTCACCGGAGCCGCCAGCGGCATGGGTGAGGCCACCGCCCGGCTGCTCGCCGCGCACGGCGCCCGGGTCGCGCTGCTGGCCCGCCGCGCGGACCGGCTGGACGAGCTGGCCGGGAAGATCGCCGCGGCCGGCGGCCAGGCGCTGGCCGTACCGGTCGACGTCACCGACGGAGCGTCCGTGGACGCGGCCGCCGACCGGATCCACCAGGCGTACGGACCGGTCGACCTGGTGGTGAACTCGGCCGGCGTCATGCTGCCGAACCCGCTCGACGACGGCCGGATCGACGAATGGTCCCGCATGATCGACACCAATGTGACGGGCGTGCTGCGGATCATCCGCGCCTTCACCGCCGACCTCGTCGCCGCCGCGGCCGAGCGGCGGCCCGCCGATCTGGTCAACATCTCCTCGATCGGCGCGCATGTGACGTTCCCCAACTACGCCGTCTACGGGGCGACGAAGGCCGCGCTCACCCACCTTTCGGCGTCGCTGCGCTCCGAACTCGGCCCGCGCGATGTCCGCGTCACCAACATCGAGCCGGGGCTGACCGACACCGAGCTCGGCCACCACATCGACAACCAGGAGCTGTCGGCGCAGCTCGGGGGCATGTACGAGGCGATGGGCACCCTGTCGTCGGACGAGATCGCCGACATCATCGGGTTTGTCGCCAGCCGCCCCGCGCACGTTAACCTGCGCCAGGTGATCGTGCTGCCGACCCGGCAGGCATGAGCCGTACCGGAACGGGGGAACGTCGGCGGTGGATCTCGATCTCGCGCAGGTCAGGGCCTTCGTCGTCACGGCGCAGCGGCTGCACTTCGGACAGGCGGCCGCCGAGCTGTTCCTCAGCCAGCAGGCGCTGTCCAAGCGCATCGCCCGCCTGGAGGACGCGCTCGGCGTGCGGCTCTTCGACCGCACCGGGCACGGCGTCGGGCTGACCCCCGCCGGTCAGCGGTTCCTCGGGCCCGCCCAGGACGTCGTCCGGGCCGGGGAGGCGGCGGTGGCGGCCGCCCGGCACAGCGAGCGCCCGCTGCGGGTGACCGTGTGGGGCCATATGTTCGTCCCGCTGCGGACGATCCGGCTGGTCGTCGGGGAACAGCCGGACCTGGACATCGAGCTGAGCCTGCGGCCCGGATTCGTGACGGCGCTGGCCGGTCTGCGGGCCGACGAGATCGACTTCGCGCTCGGCCGCACCCACGGCCTGGACGAGCCGTGGCCGCGCACCCTCACCCGCCGGCTGGTGCGGCTCGACCCGGTCAAGGCGGTGCTGAGCCGGGACAGCCCGCTCGCCGCCGCCTCCGCGCTGCGCCCGGACGATCTGCGGGCCGGCCGGCTGTGGTTCCCGGCCGCGATAGAGAAGCTCGAATTCCTCCGGAGCTTCGTGGAACGCTTCGACATCCCGGGCGACTTCGGCGGGATCAACCTCGGTCTCGAACCCTTCCTCGACCATCTGCGCGGCCGCCCCGACCTCTTCTCGCTGCTGCCCACCGATGTGGAGATCCCGTCCGGCACGGGCCTGGTCGAGATCCCCGTGGTGGACCCGACACCGCTCTACGCCTGGCACGTCATCTGGCGCGCGAGCGAGAGCCACCCGGCGCTGGGACCGCTCCTCGACGCCTTCGCCCGCACCGCGCGGGCCCACGACTGGCTCGCCTACGACCCCGCAAGGCACTGGCTCCCCGACACCGACCGGGGAGCCCTCGGAGCCGGTGGCGCTACGCCGTGAGCAACGCTACGACGTGAGCAGCGCCACCGGGTGCGTCGCGAACAGGTCCGCGACCGGTACGGTGCCGCGGTGGTGAGTGCCCGTCAGCCGGTCGGTCCAGTCGCCCGGCGGCAGGGCCAGTTCGCTGTCCCGCCAGCCGCCCGCCTGCTCCAGACCGTGCGAGAGACGGGTGACGGCGGTGATCGAGCGTCCGGTCCTGACGAAGGCGACGCAGTGCGCGGCGGCCGGGCCGGTGGCGTGCAGGGGCTCGTACGTGGCCTCGGCGCCGAACCAGCCGGGGTGCTCGCGGCGCAGCAGCAGCGCCGTCGTCGTCACCAGCTCCTTCGGGCCGTCCGGCCCGCCCGCCCGCCGGTCCTCCGGCCGGTACGGGCGGCGGTTGTCGGGATCGACGAGGAGCAGCTGGGGGTGCTCGTCGCCCTGGTAGATGTCCGGTACGCCCGGCATCGTCAGATGCAGCAGCACCGCGCCGAGCCGGTTGACCTGTGAGGGCGCCTCGATCGCGCGCGAGATGTCGGCGGTCGCGTAGTAGGTCGGCCCGGTGATCAGCTCGCGGGTGAAGGTGTCGAGCCGCTTCTCGTACGCCGGGTCCTGCTCCGTCCAGCTGGTGCGCAGCCCCGCCTCGCGTTCCGACTTCAGCAGCGTCGCGGCGA from the Streptomyces sp. RKAG293 genome contains:
- a CDS encoding LysR family transcriptional regulator, which produces MDLDLAQVRAFVVTAQRLHFGQAAAELFLSQQALSKRIARLEDALGVRLFDRTGHGVGLTPAGQRFLGPAQDVVRAGEAAVAAARHSERPLRVTVWGHMFVPLRTIRLVVGEQPDLDIELSLRPGFVTALAGLRADEIDFALGRTHGLDEPWPRTLTRRLVRLDPVKAVLSRDSPLAAASALRPDDLRAGRLWFPAAIEKLEFLRSFVERFDIPGDFGGINLGLEPFLDHLRGRPDLFSLLPTDVEIPSGTGLVEIPVVDPTPLYAWHVIWRASESHPALGPLLDAFARTARAHDWLAYDPARHWLPDTDRGALGAGGATP
- a CDS encoding SDR family oxidoreductase, encoding MSYDNLAGRTAVVTGAASGMGEATARLLAAHGARVALLARRADRLDELAGKIAAAGGQALAVPVDVTDGASVDAAADRIHQAYGPVDLVVNSAGVMLPNPLDDGRIDEWSRMIDTNVTGVLRIIRAFTADLVAAAAERRPADLVNISSIGAHVTFPNYAVYGATKAALTHLSASLRSELGPRDVRVTNIEPGLTDTELGHHIDNQELSAQLGGMYEAMGTLSSDEIADIIGFVASRPAHVNLRQVIVLPTRQA